The region CGGTCAGCCGGCTTCGATGCCTCCGCCGACCGTGAAGGCCGACCCCGTGCAGAAGGACGCCCGGTCCGACAGCAGCCACACGACCATCTCGGCGACCTCCTCCGGCGTGCCGTAGCGCGACATGGGCACCCGCTCCATCCGCTTCGCATTGACCTCCGGCAGCGCACCGGTCAGCGCGGTCATCGGCGTCGTGACGTAGCCCGGGCACAGCGCGTTGATCCGGATGCCGGTCTCGGCGTACTCCAACGCGGCGGCCTTGGTCAGCCCGATCACGGCGTGCTTGCTCGCGGTGTACGGCGAGGCGCCCGCCAGCCCGATCAGCCCCGCGACCGAGGCGGTGTTGACGATCGCGCCGCGGCCACGCTGCTCCATCCGCTGCAGCTCGGATCGCAGGCAGAGGAACACGCCGTCCAGGTTCACGCTCGTGACATCGCGCCACGCCTGCAGCGACGTCTGCGCCGTGAGCGTGCCCGGCGCCCAGTCGCGGCCGCGCGCGACGCCGGCGTTGTTGAACGCGCCGTCCAGCCCGCCGAACGCGTCGTCCGCCGCCGACACCATCGCCTCGACCTGCGCCTCGTCGGTGACGTCGACCTCGAGGGCGATCGCCTTCCCGCCCGCCGCGGTGATCTGCTCGACGGTCTCGTCGGCACCGCTCTTGCTCATGTCGGCCACGACGACGGCGGCACCTTCGCGCACCGCCGCGAGCGCGGTGGCCCGGCCGATTCCCGACCCGCCGCCGGTGATCAGCACCGACTTGTCCTCGAGCACCCTTGTCATCTGCGGCCTTCTCTCTCGCTATGGCGGCAGCGACACGGGCCACTGCCTATCGCGGCAGCGATCCGGAGCGCTGCCTCCTCGACGCCCGAACACTATCGTCACCGCGCGCTTCGGGACAGAATCGTGGGACGGCGCCGACACGCGCCTCGTGCCGCGCATGCCGGCGGCCGGCGACGAGGAAGTGCGGAGACGACATGCGGCGAGACCTCACCCGGTGGCTTCGCCGGCTCATCGCGCCGCTCTCCCGCACGCGGCTGTTCCGGCGTACCGCACCGCACTGGCTGCCGCCGCTCGAGCGCGCGCTGGCGCGGCTTACGGGCGGCCGGCTTCAGGTGAGCGGGATCCTCGTGCCCTCGCTCGTATTGCACTCCACCGGTGCACGCACTGGGACGGTCCGCGACACGGTCCTGATGTATACGCCCGATCCGGACGGCGGGGCCGTCATCGCCGGCACCAGCTTCGCGCGCGAGCGCCATCCCGGATGGTCCCACAACCTCATCGCTCACCCGGACGCCGAGGTGAGCGTCCGCGGCCGGCGGTTCCCCGTGCGCGCCGCGCTCATCACCGACGAGCGTGAGCGGGGCGCCACGTGGGCCCTCATCGAGCGGCAGTGGCCCGGCTACCGCGCGTACGAGCGGGACTCCGGACGTACCGTCCGGCTCTTCCGCCTCCATGCGACCGACGACCCGCCCTCCCGATTTCGTTACCGCTGACTCGGTGAGCGGGCCGTGGGTAACGAAATCGGCGCGGGTTGGGGCTACGACTTGCCGGACTCGACGATCTGCTTGATCGACGCCAGCGTCGCGGGGATGCCGCTCAGTGCGGCGTCGCGGCGGATCTCGAGCTCGGCCTCGGCCTGCTCGCCGTACGTCTTGTCGAAGAACTCGAAGCCCTTGTCCTGCACCTGCCACGACTCCATCAGCGTCGTGCCGTCGCCCTCGGGCGCGAGGGTGTACGACCAGCGGACCGCCGCGCCGCCGACCAGCCAGGTGAACTCGCGCGGCTTGTCGGCCGCGGTCACCAGCGACTTGGTCTCCCAGACGCGGTCACCGGACTCGTTGCGGCCGTGGAACCAAGCGCCCTCCTCGGGGCCCGTCGCCGGCTCCGCCCACCAGCACTCGCGGCAGATCGGGCTCCACTCGCCGGTGCGCTTGATGTCCGTCACGACGTCCCACACCTGCTCGGGCGTGGCGTCGATGAAAATCGACTCCGAGTGGGTGTAGCGATCCTGGTCCGCCTTTTCCATTGCCGTCATGGTGCAGCTCTCCCGTCGACTTCTCGCCGGTAGGTCCGGCGTCGTCGACATCCTCGCACGGACTCCGGTCACCGGCATTCGACCGCACCACGTCTTGAACCGCCCCGGCGTTTTCGGAGGCTCTCGGTTGGGTCTCTATCCGGTCGGAGCGAGACGGTTTTGTGCAGCGTAGTGGGCGGCCTCGGCTTCCAGGGGCGTGAGGTCGTCGACGGCTTCATTGATGCGCTCGTTGTTGAACCACCAGACCCAGTCCAGGGTGCTCAGCTCGACGTGCTCGAGGTCGCGCCATGGCCCGTCGGGGCGGATCAGCTCGGTCTTGTAGGTGCCGATGAGTGATTCGGCCATCGCGTTGTCGTATGCATCGCCGACTGACCCGACGGAGGCGTCGACGCCGGCTTCGATCAACCGGCTGGTGAACGCGAACGAGGTGTACTGGCTGCCGGCGTCGGTGTGGTGCA is a window of Cumulibacter manganitolerans DNA encoding:
- a CDS encoding SDR family NAD(P)-dependent oxidoreductase; translation: MTRVLEDKSVLITGGGSGIGRATALAAVREGAAVVVADMSKSGADETVEQITAAGGKAIALEVDVTDEAQVEAMVSAADDAFGGLDGAFNNAGVARGRDWAPGTLTAQTSLQAWRDVTSVNLDGVFLCLRSELQRMEQRGRGAIVNTASVAGLIGLAGASPYTASKHAVIGLTKAAALEYAETGIRINALCPGYVTTPMTALTGALPEVNAKRMERVPMSRYGTPEEVAEMVVWLLSDRASFCTGSAFTVGGGIEAG
- a CDS encoding nitroreductase family deazaflavin-dependent oxidoreductase; protein product: MRRDLTRWLRRLIAPLSRTRLFRRTAPHWLPPLERALARLTGGRLQVSGILVPSLVLHSTGARTGTVRDTVLMYTPDPDGGAVIAGTSFARERHPGWSHNLIAHPDAEVSVRGRRFPVRAALITDERERGATWALIERQWPGYRAYERDSGRTVRLFRLHATDDPPSRFRYR
- a CDS encoding SRPBCC family protein; this translates as MEKADQDRYTHSESIFIDATPEQVWDVVTDIKRTGEWSPICRECWWAEPATGPEEGAWFHGRNESGDRVWETKSLVTAADKPREFTWLVGGAAVRWSYTLAPEGDGTTLMESWQVQDKGFEFFDKTYGEQAEAELEIRRDAALSGIPATLASIKQIVESGKS